The window CTTTTTCAATGGATTGAAGTTTACCTTTTAAAATTTGAATGAAGAAAGGCATCCCAATAAATACTTGTGTGCAAACGATGGCTATAAATGAAAAAGGAACTTGAATACCTCTGCTTGCTAACCATGAGCCAAGAAAACCTCGCGTTCCAAACGCCATAAGCATCCCTAACCCTGCAACGGATGGTGGTAATACCAGCGGTAGACATGTAACGGTTTCAAGAATACGATAGATCTTCCCTGTGTTATAAGCTAATATGTATGCTGTCGGGATACCAATCATACAGATGATAATGACTGAAATCCCTACAGATGTACATGTTGTTGTAAAAGCGGCTAGTGTTTCACTTGAAGAAACTAGCTCCTCCAGACTGCTTCGTGTAACCCGTGATGTCATGGAATAGATGACACTTATAATCCAGATGAAGTTAATACCTGTTATGCACCATAATAGCTTATACATGATATTTAACGGTTGGGTTGGCTTACATGGCTCTTTGCTTATTTCTTCATAAATGACAATGCCTTTAATCGTTGCTTCATTTCTGCTCATATGGACACACCCTCTTTTTAAGGAAGGATATAATGATATTTTTCCAATACTTGACGTCCTTTTTCTCCCAATACATAATCAACAAATTTTTCTGCCCCCTTTTGACTTTGAGTAAGTTTACCTATGGTGTAGGTTGCCATTTGATTACATGCATCTGGTATATCCAATGTGATGATGTTGGCTTCATTTGCTTTTGTTCTATCTGTTGCATAGACAATGCCGCAATCTGCTTCACCAATTTCTATTTTGGCAACAACGGCTTTAACAGAATGCTCATAGGATATCACATTGTTTTTAAATAGGCGGGTATAGTCTTCACCATCAAGGTTATCTTGCTGTATTTTATCCAGCATTTTTCTCGTATATTGACCAATTGGTTGAGCTTCTTCTGCCAAAATAATGGTGACATCCTTTTGGATCAAGTCTTCTAAAGAAGAAATTTTATGCTTTTGATCTTTATACACCATCACAACGAGCTTATTGTGTGCAAAAACATGAACATCTTCTTGGCTGATATACTTTTCTAACACCATATCTTCCATATAGGCTTCATTAGCCGATACATATACATCTGCCTTAACACCTTCTTTTATCTGATGAGCTAATGAGGCACTCCCTGCAAAAGTGATTGTCAAGTCAATATGGGTGTTTTCTTCTTCAAACGCTTCTTCTATTTCATGAAATGCTTCTGTTAAACTTGCCGCTGCCAAAATGGTCATCTCTGTCTTTTTTTCTGACACGGCTTGTGCATTGCACCCACATAATAGAATAGCTAAACTTATGACCATGGCTGCTACTTTCATTTTCATCACCTCATTAACAACACGGTTATCTCTAAGGTCAACCATAGATGGTTGTTGCACATAATCTTCTGATGTTAAATCAGCAATCTTTCAACCACTTCTTCTTCCTCTAGTGCATCCATGATTTCTTCCACATCATCAACCGTTACTTTGCCATACCAGATTTGCTGGGGATATATCATCACGATTGGCCCCATGGAACATAGGCCTAGACAGCCAGTGTTGGTTATCATCATTTCTGAATCCAAATCTCTATCTTGCATTTCTTCTACAAAAGCTGCCACCATGTCTTTTCCTTGCTGTTGAACACAGTAACCTTTATTTTCGCCTGTTAACCTTGAGCTGGTACACACAAAAATATGGTATTTGGGTTTTGTTTTTGCCATGATGCTTCACTCCTTTTTTATTTTCATCCAATGCTTTTACCTGAACAAGGTTGTGCTAGTTTTCCAACAGCATCTGCTCGACACTGTTTACAGTGGTACATTTGAGTCACATATTTTTCTCCTTTTTTTCTAGCCAACATGATGTCACTTCCTGTAGGTCGAGCTATATGTGCAAATGGGGTATCCTGGGTTGGAATCAACGGCATAATATTTGTCATAGCTGCTCCCAGAACAGCTGCTTTTTGGACGATTTTATGGATATGATTATCATTGACACCCTTGATATAAACAATGTTTATTTTGCATAAGACATCCTGTTTAGCCAGATAATCTAAGGCTTCCAATTGTCTATTCACAATTATCTTACCAGCCTCAATACCTGTGACCTTTTTACCATCAACGGTGATGTAACGGTATATTTTTGCTGCTACTTCCGGGTAAATTGTATTGATGGTGATGGTTACATGGGAAACACCCAACTTAACGAGAGCATCAACATGCTCTAAAAGATCTAGCCCATTGGTTGACAGACAAAAAATAGCCGAATCATCATAAGCTTTTATTAATTGGATGGTTTCTTTTGTTTCTTGGAAATTTGCCATGGCATCACCCGGACCAGCAATCCCTACCACCGTTAATTTTTCTACTTCACCTTTTGCTTCTTTGTACTTTTCTAAGGCCTGCATAGGTGATAAGATTTCACTGGTAACACCTGGTCTTGATTCATTTTGACAATCGTATTTTCTGTTACAATAATTACATTGAATATTGCATTTAGGCGCTACAGGTAAATGTATTCTTGCATAATCCTTTGCATCGCTACTATAACAAGGATGTTTCTTTGTCTTTTCTCTCACTTTCTTCGATATATAGTTGCTTAAAACTGGCATTTTCGTGTTGCACTTGCTCATGCATTCTGACATATAAATACCTCCCTTCGGTTCAATCATCATCACCATTTCTCTAATCATCGCTTATAATAAGCGTCATAAAACACGCTGCTTTACAGTTGACACAAATCTTTTAACGGGCCATTTCGCTGTGAGGCCCATAGAAGGTAGCATACATGTTCTCTCGATATGCGTCGTGTTTTAAGTCTAATAATGTATTGGTAATCTCATCTAAAAATCTTAGACTTCCTTCATAACCAATATAAAGCTTTCTCTGTCCACCTACATGATCATGAATTGGAAAACCAATTCTAATAAGGGGTATGCCTAACTGCTCCTTAAGAAATTTACCATCTGAGTGACCAATTAATAGGTTTGCTTGTGCTTGTTGCGTGAGTTTTCCAATGGTTTCAAAATCTGTATCTTCTATAATCACTGGATGGTAATGAAATGCCTCTAACTTATCTTGCAATACTTCTGATAAGTGATTGTGGTCACTACCTGTAGCAATGACTTGAGGTTCAATCCCATTTTCAATGCATAGGTTTGTGACACCATAGACTAATTCCGGCGTCCCAAAAATGACAGCCTTCCCTTCCCGATTCCATTTATGAGAATCGATCATAGCATCAAGGATTCGGCCTCTCTCTTCTAGCAATAGGCGGGGTATTTTTTTATTGTATAGTCGACCTACCAATTGCAACAAGGTATCTGTACCTTCAAGACCAATGGGTATGGGACATTTATAGTGTGGTACTTGATAATGATCTTCTAAGTATTTACCTGCTGAAAGATGATCATCCGTCAACATACCTAATTCGATGGTTGCCTTTGAATTAGCCATATCCATGATGTCTTTTCTTTTTGTTCCGCCCTTGGGTATCTTCTTATATTGTGCATCAAAAGAAGCATCTAATGTGTCTGAAATATCCGGTAACATAATGTAATCCACCTGAAACAAGTTCAGCATGCGCTTTAGCTCCCTAACATCTCTTGGTGACATATCAGAGACAATCACATTCAACCTTTCTGTTTTTACACCGGATGGCCTTGCGTAATGTGCAACAAGACTTTTCACGGCAGCAAGATAACCTCTGTATTGACTCGCTCCATACCCAGGCGTTTTGACGGATACAAAATCGATGCCGTCGTATCTATCCATTAATCCACTAGACTGAATCATATGATGGGTATCTTCTCCGATGGTTTCAGCTAAGCAAGTGGTTAAGACACCGATGATCTCCGGTTCATAGATGTTCACCACATTCTTCAAACCTTCAACCAGATTCGATGCACCACCATACACTGTTCCTTGTTCACTTAGAGAAGACGATGCAATATCTATGGGTTCATTATAATGGGTAGCAATATGTCTTCGAATATAGGTACTGCACCCTTGTGACCCGTGTATAAGCACCATGCTATTCTCAATACCTTTAAAAACAAGAGAAGCACCCATTGGCATACACATTTTACAAGGGTTCACATGAAGATTCGTAAAATTCCTGTTTTCGCTATGACACATCTTAGATCACCTACTTTTCTCTACTAACATCACTTCATTTATACACTGTCTTTTTATATTGTTTTATTTTTATTTTTAACATAATGCCAAACTGGACTGTTAAGGGTCATATCCACTTCTTT is drawn from Vallitalea pronyensis and contains these coding sequences:
- a CDS encoding (2Fe-2S) ferredoxin domain-containing protein, whose protein sequence is MAKTKPKYHIFVCTSSRLTGENKGYCVQQQGKDMVAAFVEEMQDRDLDSEMMITNTGCLGLCSMGPIVMIYPQQIWYGKVTVDDVEEIMDALEEEEVVERLLI
- a CDS encoding nitrogenase component 1, yielding MCHSENRNFTNLHVNPCKMCMPMGASLVFKGIENSMVLIHGSQGCSTYIRRHIATHYNEPIDIASSSLSEQGTVYGGASNLVEGLKNVVNIYEPEIIGVLTTCLAETIGEDTHHMIQSSGLMDRYDGIDFVSVKTPGYGASQYRGYLAAVKSLVAHYARPSGVKTERLNVIVSDMSPRDVRELKRMLNLFQVDYIMLPDISDTLDASFDAQYKKIPKGGTKRKDIMDMANSKATIELGMLTDDHLSAGKYLEDHYQVPHYKCPIPIGLEGTDTLLQLVGRLYNKKIPRLLLEERGRILDAMIDSHKWNREGKAVIFGTPELVYGVTNLCIENGIEPQVIATGSDHNHLSEVLQDKLEAFHYHPVIIEDTDFETIGKLTQQAQANLLIGHSDGKFLKEQLGIPLIRIGFPIHDHVGGQRKLYIGYEGSLRFLDEITNTLLDLKHDAYRENMYATFYGPHSEMAR
- the nifB gene encoding nitrogenase cofactor biosynthesis protein NifB codes for the protein MSECMSKCNTKMPVLSNYISKKVREKTKKHPCYSSDAKDYARIHLPVAPKCNIQCNYCNRKYDCQNESRPGVTSEILSPMQALEKYKEAKGEVEKLTVVGIAGPGDAMANFQETKETIQLIKAYDDSAIFCLSTNGLDLLEHVDALVKLGVSHVTITINTIYPEVAAKIYRYITVDGKKVTGIEAGKIIVNRQLEALDYLAKQDVLCKINIVYIKGVNDNHIHKIVQKAAVLGAAMTNIMPLIPTQDTPFAHIARPTGSDIMLARKKGEKYVTQMYHCKQCRADAVGKLAQPCSGKSIG
- a CDS encoding molybdate ABC transporter permease subunit, with protein sequence MSRNEATIKGIVIYEEISKEPCKPTQPLNIMYKLLWCITGINFIWIISVIYSMTSRVTRSSLEELVSSSETLAAFTTTCTSVGISVIIICMIGIPTAYILAYNTGKIYRILETVTCLPLVLPPSVAGLGMLMAFGTRGFLGSWLASRGIQVPFSFIAIVCTQVFIGMPFFIQILKGKLQSIEKEILEAAKVFGAGHKSLLLSICLPLSIRSIVTGVILCALRGAGEFGATIMFAGNFAGKTQTVTTRIYTLYQYDIMQAVTLAVIQLLVFLVPFMLLKIVVKY
- the modA gene encoding molybdate ABC transporter substrate-binding protein — translated: MQQPSMVDLRDNRVVNEVMKMKVAAMVISLAILLCGCNAQAVSEKKTEMTILAAASLTEAFHEIEEAFEEENTHIDLTITFAGSASLAHQIKEGVKADVYVSANEAYMEDMVLEKYISQEDVHVFAHNKLVVMVYKDQKHKISSLEDLIQKDVTIILAEEAQPIGQYTRKMLDKIQQDNLDGEDYTRLFKNNVISYEHSVKAVVAKIEIGEADCGIVYATDRTKANEANIITLDIPDACNQMATYTIGKLTQSQKGAEKFVDYVLGEKGRQVLEKYHYILP